A segment of the Moorena sp. SIOASIH genome:
GAGAGGTATTAACAATAGTGTTAAAGGTAGCTGGGTCACTAGGAGTAGCTAAAACGAGTTGAGAGACCTGAGCTGGTTGAGTCTTAAACTGGTTCGGATGGCAACCTGTAAGGGTCAATAGACAAGATAGCACCAGCGCAACGGCTGGTCGTAAGATGTGTTGAACAAGTACGTGTGACGCATTCCCCCACCTCGTCCAGGTGGGGGTTAGTCCACGCCAATACTGATTGCTAAAAATCTGGAACACTGATTGTTCGGGTTAAGAAGCGGAGGCCTTTGGCCACGCTACGCGAACGGCTTTGCCGAATTGTCGTCTAGTCTTTTATAAATTATAATATTAATTCTAAGGAAGTTTTGTTAGAAAGCGTGAAAACGCCAACCAAGATTATAAGAACTGACAAATGGCAGCTTAACCCAACCCCCGATCAAAAATTACTATTTGGGGAAACAGTTAAGGTGTATCGCCGTGCTTGTCGGTATTTGGTTGGAATTATTTACACTCACTGGTCTGAACTAGGTGAGTTAACAGCTGATCAGTTAACTCCTGCCGTTGAGAGGTTGATGCATGAAACGCAATCGCGACCAAATATCAAATACCCACAGTTCAACAAGGCTTTTTATAAATTTCCAAGTTACTACCGTCGTGCTGCAATAGCCTTCGCTGCTGGTCAAGTGAGTAGTTATGTGACCCGTTACAGGGAATGGCAGTCGGGTACACGGAAACGACGCAATGCCAGTCCTCCGAGAATAAATTCTGATACTGGCTGCTACCCAGCTTTGTATAAGGGTCAATGCTATAAGCTGCACGGCTTTGATCAAGTCGAGATCAAGGTATTTAATGGTTCAGATTGGGTTTGGACTACGGTTCAAATTACCGGTCTAAGGGAAAGGCACCAGGTAGCTAGTAATAAAATGCTGTCGCCTTCATTGATATTCAATGAAAGGGTTTGTCATCTGTCAGTTCCGTTTAGTTGTAAACCAGAAAAACGGAAACCAGAGGCTAATGTGACAGCAGTAGATCTGGGAATTAATACTACTGCGACAATATCAGTTGTAACCCACAGCGGCACTGTAATCCATAGGGAATTCATTCATCCCGGAAGAGACATAGACCGTCGGGATAAGCGACTAAAATCCGTATCTATGCGGGCATCTAAGACCATGGGTAAGGGCGGCCAGCTTTACAAAGGTTTCTGTTCTAAGACTTACCTAAAAGCCGCACGAATCAACAACAAAATTGGCCATGTAGTTTCTAAGCGAATTGTTCAGATTGCTGAAAGGTTTAACTCCGAGGCTATTGTTTTTGAGAACCTTAAAGGATGGAAGCCAAAGGGTGGGCGGAAAAGGTCTAACCTTCGTCAACGTTTCCATGGGTGGCTTAAAGGAAAAATTCGCGAATTTACTGAGATGAAGTGGGCTGAGTTGGGTGGCAAAGTAATAGAGGTTGTGGCGGCTTACACCTCAAAGCTTGCCTATGATGGCTCTGGTACGGTTAAACGAAATTCAAATAACTATGCTCTAGCTACCTTCCCTTCAGGTAAACGGTTCAATGCCGATCTAAATGGTGCTTACAACATTGGTGCTAGGGGCATACTTAAACTCACTCGCAGAAATGACAGTGGGGGTCGTTCCAGCAAAAGTACTGGACGATCGCCTAGAAGCTGGGCTTGTTTATGTGACTTATGGACGCTTCGTAGTTCTAAGTTAGCATAGGACACCCCCACCTCTGCGAAAGCAAGGTGGGGAGAGCTTCATAAATGCTATAAATCACAGTGAAACTATTAATGTAGTAGATCACAGGTAAGCATTCAGCCTAATGCTATCAGCTATCAGCTAGCAGGGGCTTTAACTGCACGGGGTGGGATGAGTAAAACGAGCAGGGATTTTCAACTAGCCGTACCAGCCCGTAAGCTTATTTACTACCTCCCGTTGATTAGCTGAGTGCACCTCAAGTAGCGTGGCTTACGGCCAAGGGCTGATAGCTGAATGCTTACGATCATAGTAACTAGAAAGGTTGATGCAGGTGATCAAACGGTATCCGGATAATGACCAACAAACCCTATTAGAGACAGCGGAGTCTTATCTAAGGGAATCCGTTGCTCCCTTGGCTTCAGAAATTGATAGTGCTCCTGAGGTGTTACGAGAGGCTCTCAAGGGGCTGAGCGATCGCATAGCGTCGGCTTTGCCGAATCGCACGTTGCTAGGGCTAAGGATTCCCAAATCCTGGGGAGGTTTCGAAGTTAGTAGCACCACCTTCCCCTACTTCCAGCAACTGGTAGCACGGTATTCCGGTGCTTTGGCATTCTTGCAAAATCAACACCAGAGTGCTGGAGCAATGATCGTCTACTCTGAGAATGAATCGTTGAAGCACCAGTATCTTCCTAAATTAGCCAAGGGTCAAGTGCTAGTTGGTATTGGCTTTTCCCAAGTGCGACGAACAGGTAACCCACCAGTAAAAGCTATTCCGGTAGATGGTGGATATCAGATCAGTGGAAAAGTGCCTTGGGTTACTGGGTTTAGCATCTTTCAAGAGTTTATCATCGGTGCAGTATTGCCTGATGGTCGAGAAGTTTACGGTATGGTGCCATTTACTCCAACTTGCCAAGATGCAGGTGGTACTATTACCTTTAGCAAACCCATGGCATTGGCGGCGATGCAATCCACCAATACCGTTAGTGCTACCCTTACCGATTGGTTCTTACCTGAAGAACGTGTGGTCTCGATTGCTAAAGCAGGTGCAATTCACGAAAATGACCAGAAAAAAGTTTTGTCTACTGGTTTTTTGGCTCTAGGATGTGCCCAAGCTGGACTCGACATTGTAGAAGCGGCTGCCAAAACCAAGGAACTGGATTTTCTATACAATGCTTTTGAGTCCCTCAACGGGGAATTCACTCGCTGCCAAACAGCTATGATCCAAGCAGCAAAAGCGGATTCTCAGACTTTTGAACAACGGCTACAACTTAGGACTTGGGCAATTAACTTAGCAGGAAGATGTGCTCAAGCAGCGGTGACTGTTTCTAGTGGTGCTGCTAACTACAAACACCATCCTGCCCAGCGAGTCTATCGGGAAGCTTTGGTATTCACTGTCTCTGGTCAAACCACGGCTATCATGGAGGGAACTCTGGCTCGGTTGGTGAATGTTTCCTGGTGAATCTGTCTCAGGACGAAAGTACTTCAGCCAATTAAAAACCCCTATACTCGGATATCTTGCCCTTCTGCCAACTTTGTGATAACTATCAACATCTAATCTTGTAATATAATTGTATTATAATGGGACGTAGTGCAGAGGCAGTCACACCAGCCTTCTAAGCTTTCAAGACGTCGGCTTTGCTGAATCGCCCCCGCCGAATTATGTCTGTGTCGTACAGCTTGTGTAGTACATAAAACTATGGATATCACCCAACCCCATCACCCAAGTGTCAATGAGCAGGAGTTAGCCATTTGCCTGAGGGTGCTTGAGGCAGCGGGTAGGATGTCCAGTGACAATCCACAGCTGTTGACTATTGAACTGGCGGTGTCAGCACTGAAGAAGCGACTCAAACAAAAGCGTCGCCACCAGCGCAAGCAGGCTCGCCGTCAGCATGACTTGGCTTTGCTGGCTCGTGCCCAGATTCATGGCGAAGCCTTGCCGGAACGATTACGCCAGCTGGCTGC
Coding sequences within it:
- a CDS encoding acyl-CoA dehydrogenase family protein — encoded protein: MQVIKRYPDNDQQTLLETAESYLRESVAPLASEIDSAPEVLREALKGLSDRIASALPNRTLLGLRIPKSWGGFEVSSTTFPYFQQLVARYSGALAFLQNQHQSAGAMIVYSENESLKHQYLPKLAKGQVLVGIGFSQVRRTGNPPVKAIPVDGGYQISGKVPWVTGFSIFQEFIIGAVLPDGREVYGMVPFTPTCQDAGGTITFSKPMALAAMQSTNTVSATLTDWFLPEERVVSIAKAGAIHENDQKKVLSTGFLALGCAQAGLDIVEAAAKTKELDFLYNAFESLNGEFTRCQTAMIQAAKADSQTFEQRLQLRTWAINLAGRCAQAAVTVSSGAANYKHHPAQRVYREALVFTVSGQTTAIMEGTLARLVNVSW
- a CDS encoding transposase — translated: MKTPTKIIRTDKWQLNPTPDQKLLFGETVKVYRRACRYLVGIIYTHWSELGELTADQLTPAVERLMHETQSRPNIKYPQFNKAFYKFPSYYRRAAIAFAAGQVSSYVTRYREWQSGTRKRRNASPPRINSDTGCYPALYKGQCYKLHGFDQVEIKVFNGSDWVWTTVQITGLRERHQVASNKMLSPSLIFNERVCHLSVPFSCKPEKRKPEANVTAVDLGINTTATISVVTHSGTVIHREFIHPGRDIDRRDKRLKSVSMRASKTMGKGGQLYKGFCSKTYLKAARINNKIGHVVSKRIVQIAERFNSEAIVFENLKGWKPKGGRKRSNLRQRFHGWLKGKIREFTEMKWAELGGKVIEVVAAYTSKLAYDGSGTVKRNSNNYALATFPSGKRFNADLNGAYNIGARGILKLTRRNDSGGRSSKSTGRSPRSWACLCDLWTLRSSKLA